In one window of Photorhabdus laumondii subsp. laumondii DNA:
- a CDS encoding fimbrial protein, giving the protein MKKNFILASLVTVLAVFSSFSALSYDGTIKFRGTIINEGCTITTKDVAVDFGKLSKNAFGGKANIVGISKDFSISLTSCDVTGALGISFDGGPDADNKNVYSSGLAGVGIQILKGSDGNNIAPGTNVPGIATIASNTATMNFRAGLISTKNNVSIGSIDKTFNFTIIYP; this is encoded by the coding sequence ATGAAAAAGAATTTTATTTTGGCTTCTTTAGTGACGGTATTAGCAGTTTTCAGTAGTTTCAGTGCGTTATCTTATGATGGAACAATTAAATTCCGAGGTACGATTATTAATGAAGGGTGTACGATAACTACCAAAGATGTTGCAGTAGACTTCGGTAAGTTGTCAAAAAACGCATTTGGAGGAAAGGCAAATATAGTTGGTATAAGTAAAGATTTTTCTATCTCCTTAACATCCTGTGATGTGACAGGAGCTCTAGGTATCTCATTTGACGGCGGACCTGACGCTGATAATAAAAATGTTTACAGTTCAGGACTTGCCGGCGTAGGTATTCAAATACTCAAAGGAAGTGATGGAAACAACATAGCACCAGGAACAAATGTCCCTGGGATTGCAACAATTGCAAGTAACACCGCCACTATGAATTTCAGAGCAGGACTAATTTCAACAAAAAATAATGTTTCGATTGGCTCTATAGATAAAACTTTCAATTTC